In Megachile rotundata isolate GNS110a chromosome 10, iyMegRotu1, whole genome shotgun sequence, the sequence TAGGGAAGCCGCATTCCGTAACATTAAGACGATTGCCGAATGCTTGGCCGACGAACTCATCAACGCTGCCAAAGGTTCGTCGAATTCGTATGCGATCAAAAAGAAGGACGAACTCGAACGCGTCGCTAAATCTAACCGATAAACATGTTCATTTGACCACAGACGAATAAATACTTTATCTTTAAGATGGTCTTCTTATTACGTTGTTTTCTTTTTGTTCCTTTCAAAGTTTATTTCATGCATTGAACACGCGTTGGTCGATAACGTTTTCGCGCGTTACTTTCAAATATTCGTAGGTTAGTATCGCAACAAGTATTTTGGGGGATTTCGAATGGTATCGACATACGTGTCGCACGACTACGGTAGGCAGCGCCTTTATTTCGGTAATGTTGGGCACTGCAACGCAGTGTTACCACTACATATATCTGACCTCGGGTCAAGTCAGGTTAGGTGCAAGATCAGCTTGGAAGTTGGGGCACagaatttattttgaagaaatCTTGTCAGTCGCTAATATCAAACATGGCAGGTGCGCTGAAAAAGGTAACGATGCAAAAGGGACTGATACAGTTTGATAAATATGTCGATAGCGAACAATAACGTTTAATCGACTCGAAAATTGTTATGTTCCGAACATAACCacacttttcaaaattttttatatttttaggttttGCGTCTGATTCTTTCGTTTTATCGATGACTTTTTTGTTCTATAGACAACGGGATTAACTGGTCTCGCAGTGGTAAAGTTGGCTCATCGCGAATTGGATGTAGCGTATGATAAACTTCTACGCATTTTGAATAACATGCCACAAGATTACGCTTACAGAACGCATACGGAGAAATTGGTGAAGGAAAGACAAAACATCGTACAGCAGGTAAGTTACGATCTTTTTGACGCGTCCGAACGATATAGTAAACGAGTTTTTAATAACTTTACGATTAACCTCGTGTCGCAGAATCCAACGGTC encodes:
- the ND-13B gene encoding NADH dehydrogenase (ubiquinone) subunit ND-13B; the encoded protein is MAGALKKTTGLTGLAVVKLAHRELDVAYDKLLRILNNMPQDYAYRTHTEKLVKERQNIVQQNPTVEAVEEKIGCGQIEELIIQANNEISLAKDMLKWKPWENLVEEPPAHQWTWPPHK